A region from the Pseudomonas sp. P8_229 genome encodes:
- a CDS encoding acetyl-CoA carboxylase biotin carboxylase subunit, which translates to MTQGIHKLLIANRGEIAVRIIRAAKALGIPTVAACSDADVDSLAARMADEVHVLGPARADKSYLNVEALLGALKTTGANAVHPGYGFLSENADFAEAVAAAGAIFVGPSAETIRRMGDKAEARRTAQAAGVPVVPGSPGELFDVESALKAAESVGFPLLIKASAGGGGRGIRLAENAAQLAEEFPRSQREAQAAFGNGAVYLERFIGRARHIEVQVLGDGQHAVHLFERECSLQRRRQKIFEEAPSPVLSQQQRETLCASAVRLTESLGYKGAGTLEYLYDDATGEFFFIEMNTRIQVEHPVSELITGIDLVQAMLRIAGGEPLGLRQSDIQLNGAALQMRLNAEDPQRDFFPSPGLVEELIWPQGEGIRVDTHLYQGYRVPPYYDSLLAKLIVHGADRAQALRRAQAAVAQTTLSGMASTLTLHGELLEQAWLHSADFHTGTLETWLATRRSGGAA; encoded by the coding sequence ATGACCCAAGGTATTCATAAATTACTGATCGCCAACCGTGGCGAAATTGCGGTGCGGATCATTCGTGCCGCCAAGGCTCTGGGGATTCCCACCGTTGCCGCGTGTAGTGACGCGGATGTCGATTCCCTCGCGGCGCGCATGGCCGATGAGGTGCACGTACTCGGCCCGGCACGTGCCGATAAAAGTTATCTGAACGTTGAGGCCTTGCTCGGCGCCTTGAAAACCACGGGCGCCAACGCAGTGCACCCCGGTTACGGCTTTCTCTCGGAGAACGCAGATTTTGCCGAAGCGGTGGCGGCGGCCGGGGCGATTTTTGTCGGGCCGAGCGCCGAGACGATTCGGCGCATGGGCGATAAAGCCGAAGCCCGACGCACTGCGCAAGCGGCGGGGGTGCCGGTGGTGCCGGGGTCGCCGGGTGAGTTGTTTGACGTTGAATCGGCACTCAAGGCTGCTGAAAGCGTTGGCTTCCCGCTGCTGATCAAAGCCTCGGCCGGTGGCGGTGGGCGCGGTATTCGCCTGGCGGAAAACGCTGCGCAACTGGCGGAAGAGTTTCCCCGTTCCCAGCGCGAAGCCCAGGCTGCCTTCGGCAACGGCGCGGTGTATCTGGAACGGTTTATCGGCCGGGCCCGGCACATTGAAGTGCAGGTGTTGGGCGATGGTCAGCACGCGGTGCATTTGTTTGAGCGTGAGTGCTCACTGCAACGTCGCAGGCAGAAGATTTTCGAGGAAGCGCCGTCGCCGGTCCTCAGTCAGCAGCAACGCGAGACCCTCTGTGCCAGTGCCGTGCGCCTGACCGAGTCCTTGGGCTACAAGGGCGCTGGCACTCTGGAGTACCTGTATGACGATGCGACCGGCGAGTTCTTCTTTATCGAGATGAACACGCGGATCCAGGTGGAGCACCCGGTCAGCGAGCTGATCACTGGCATCGATCTGGTCCAGGCCATGCTGCGCATTGCCGGCGGCGAACCATTGGGCTTGCGGCAGAGTGACATTCAACTCAACGGCGCCGCGCTGCAAATGCGCCTGAACGCCGAAGATCCGCAGCGCGACTTTTTCCCAAGTCCGGGGCTGGTCGAGGAACTGATCTGGCCGCAGGGCGAGGGCATTCGTGTCGACACTCATCTGTATCAAGGCTACCGCGTGCCGCCGTACTATGACTCGCTGCTGGCCAAGCTGATTGTGCATGGCGCTGATCGCGCCCAAGCATTGCGCCGGGCGCAGGCAGCGGTAGCGCAGACCACACTGTCCGGCATGGCCAGCACGCTGACGCTGCACGGCGAATTGCTCGAGCAAGCGTGGCTGCACAGCGCCGACTTTCACACTGGCACCCTGGAAACCTGGCTGGCCACGCGCCGCAGCGGAGGTGCAGCATGA
- a CDS encoding acetyl-CoA carboxylase, which translates to MAEHTVITPLPGTFYRKATPESANYVEVGAQVGADTVIGLIEVMKQFSELTAGTAGRLSAFLVEDGDPVEPGQVIATLDVE; encoded by the coding sequence ATGGCCGAACACACTGTAATCACCCCGTTGCCGGGGACCTTCTACCGCAAAGCCACACCGGAGTCGGCGAACTACGTCGAGGTGGGCGCGCAGGTCGGCGCCGACACGGTGATTGGCCTGATCGAGGTCATGAAGCAGTTTTCCGAACTGACCGCCGGGACGGCCGGTCGCCTCAGCGCATTTTTGGTAGAAGACGGTGATCCGGTGGAACCGGGTCAAGTCATCGCAACACTCGACGTCGAGTGA
- a CDS encoding 5-oxoprolinase subunit PxpA — protein MQAVDFNSDMGEGFGPWTIGDGVDSELMGFISSANIATGFHAGDPGTMRRTVEQAKRLGVAIGAHPGFRDLVGFGRRHINAPAQELVDDMLYQLGALRELARVQGVALQHIKPHGALYMHLARDEEAARLLVENLQRLEPELLLYCMPDSVIWRVATELGQPVIREFYADREYDLSGSIVFTRNVRAYDPALVAARVLRACQQGVVRTVEGEDLAIEFDSICLHSDTPGALALVEATRTALDNAGIKVRAPR, from the coding sequence ATGCAAGCAGTAGATTTCAACTCGGACATGGGTGAAGGCTTCGGCCCATGGACCATCGGTGATGGTGTCGACAGTGAGCTGATGGGCTTCATCAGTTCGGCCAACATCGCCACCGGTTTCCATGCCGGCGACCCCGGCACCATGCGCCGCACGGTCGAACAGGCCAAGCGTCTGGGCGTGGCCATTGGCGCGCATCCGGGGTTTCGTGATCTGGTCGGTTTTGGCCGTCGGCACATCAACGCACCGGCTCAGGAACTGGTCGACGACATGCTCTATCAGTTGGGCGCCCTGCGTGAACTGGCCCGGGTTCAGGGTGTGGCCCTGCAACACATCAAACCTCACGGTGCGCTCTATATGCACCTGGCGCGGGACGAGGAGGCAGCCCGCCTGCTGGTGGAAAACCTGCAGCGACTGGAACCGGAGCTGCTGCTGTACTGCATGCCCGATTCGGTGATCTGGCGTGTCGCCACCGAGCTCGGCCAGCCAGTGATCCGCGAGTTCTACGCCGACCGCGAATATGACCTCAGTGGTTCCATCGTTTTCACCCGCAACGTGCGCGCCTACGACCCGGCGCTGGTTGCTGCGCGGGTACTGCGCGCCTGTCAGCAAGGTGTGGTGCGCACGGTCGAGGGTGAAGACCTGGCGATCGAGTTCGATTCGATCTGTCTGCACAGCGACACCCCGGGTGCGCTGGCGCTGGTCGAGGCCACACGTACAGCGCTCGACAACGCCGGGATCAAGGTGCGCGCCCCGCGCTGA
- a CDS encoding LysR family transcriptional regulator, whose amino-acid sequence MSLTLRQVRYFVATAEIGQISQAAIHLNISQSAVTTAIKELEGILGTLLFQRSAQGMSLTDAGRHFLNRAYVILRSVDDALNSPLPDIRASGVLRLAASYTVFGYFLPHHLQRLEHWHPDVTIEVHEQERQAIEQGLLEGRFDMAVVLTANLTHPDIVSETLFNSERRLWLPSHHPLCERSAVSLADVAKEPFILLTVDEAEQSAMRYWENARQQPNVRVRTSSVEAVRSMVANGSGVAILSDLVHRPWSLEGKRIETLTITDKVTPMSVGLAWHRAQEFSPAMHAFRNYFHDAFLAPQQHLARR is encoded by the coding sequence ATGTCCCTGACCTTGCGCCAAGTGCGCTATTTCGTCGCCACCGCCGAGATCGGGCAGATCTCCCAGGCCGCGATTCATCTGAATATTTCGCAGTCGGCGGTGACCACCGCGATCAAGGAACTGGAAGGCATTCTCGGCACGCTGTTGTTCCAGCGCTCGGCGCAAGGCATGAGCCTGACCGATGCCGGGCGGCACTTTCTGAACCGGGCCTATGTGATTTTGCGCAGCGTCGATGACGCGCTGAACAGCCCGCTGCCGGACATCCGCGCCAGTGGCGTGTTACGCCTGGCGGCGAGCTATACGGTGTTCGGCTACTTCCTGCCGCACCATTTGCAGCGCCTGGAACACTGGCATCCCGACGTGACCATCGAAGTTCACGAACAGGAACGACAAGCCATCGAACAGGGGCTGCTCGAAGGTCGGTTCGACATGGCCGTGGTGCTCACCGCCAATCTCACTCACCCGGATATCGTCTCCGAGACACTCTTCAACTCTGAGCGCCGGTTATGGCTGCCCAGTCACCATCCGCTGTGCGAGCGTTCGGCGGTCAGCCTGGCCGATGTGGCAAAGGAGCCGTTCATCCTGCTGACCGTCGACGAGGCCGAACAAAGCGCCATGCGTTATTGGGAAAACGCCCGCCAGCAGCCGAACGTGCGGGTCCGCACCAGTTCCGTGGAAGCCGTGCGCAGCATGGTCGCCAACGGCAGTGGCGTGGCAATCCTTTCGGACCTGGTGCACCGCCCCTGGTCGCTGGAAGGCAAACGCATCGAAACTCTGACCATCACTGACAAGGTGACGCCGATGAGTGTCGGCCTGGCGTGGCACCGCGCACAGGAGTTCAGCCCGGCGATGCACGCGTTTCGCAATTATTTCCACGATGCCTTTCTGGCGCCCCAGCAGCATCTCGCGCGACGCTGA
- a CDS encoding DUF1993 family protein, whose translation MSIHAVTIPRFAQMLRALSALLSKGEACAVERGYDPQVLLEARLAPDMHNLARQIQYTCTQAQDAVQRLTQQPLSALTPPENMAAAKALIESTLERLAAADPAQIDASADRKIAIELPNGIAFDMTGSEYAVDWAMPQFYFHLITAYNILRHNGVPLGKADYVQHMFAYLRK comes from the coding sequence ATGTCGATCCATGCAGTGACCATTCCTCGTTTTGCCCAGATGCTGCGCGCCTTGTCAGCGCTGTTGTCCAAGGGCGAAGCTTGCGCCGTTGAGCGCGGCTACGACCCGCAGGTTCTGCTCGAAGCACGCCTGGCGCCGGACATGCACAACCTCGCCCGGCAAATTCAGTACACCTGCACTCAGGCGCAGGACGCCGTGCAACGGCTGACGCAACAGCCGCTGAGCGCGCTCACACCGCCAGAAAACATGGCGGCGGCCAAGGCATTGATCGAAAGCACACTGGAGAGGCTGGCAGCAGCGGATCCGGCGCAGATCGACGCCAGCGCGGACAGGAAAATCGCCATCGAACTGCCCAACGGCATCGCTTTCGACATGACCGGCAGCGAATATGCCGTGGACTGGGCCATGCCCCAGTTCTACTTCCACTTGATCACGGCGTACAACATCCTGCGGCACAACGGCGTGCCGCTGGGCAAGGCGGACTATGTGCAGCACATGTTTGCGTATCTGCGAAAATAA
- a CDS encoding GFA family protein, which yields MTTGQCLCTAVRFSLSVVPGFFYRCHCTLCRKQTGVGHNLATLVNARDFHWEAGQDSIKSWVKPSGYRNDFCAQCGSTVPNPLRGSPYVWVPLGLLDDDLSMECAGDFCVDDAMSWDAQRSAKSHCGAVESLAFLVQELRVNGG from the coding sequence ATGACAACAGGGCAGTGTCTATGCACCGCTGTACGCTTCAGCCTCTCGGTTGTGCCTGGTTTTTTCTATCGCTGCCACTGCACCCTGTGCCGCAAACAAACGGGTGTCGGCCACAACCTCGCCACGCTGGTCAACGCTCGCGACTTTCACTGGGAAGCAGGGCAGGACTCGATCAAAAGCTGGGTCAAACCCAGCGGTTACCGAAATGACTTTTGCGCACAATGCGGTTCGACCGTGCCCAACCCGCTTCGCGGATCGCCTTACGTGTGGGTTCCGCTCGGCCTGCTCGATGACGATCTGAGCATGGAGTGCGCGGGCGATTTTTGCGTTGACGATGCCATGTCGTGGGATGCGCAACGCTCGGCCAAAAGTCATTGTGGCGCCGTGGAGTCGTTGGCGTTTCTGGTACAGGAGCTCCGGGTCAACGGTGGTTGA
- a CDS encoding SgcJ/EcaC family oxidoreductase — protein MDERLHIHAEVSYVQGRILTIGERSAMTQMKNPEDVPGAFQTAWNTHDMPALGALFDPQATFVNRFGHFVRGIEEIVALHAPIHQTIYRDSTLENALIDVDHVADGVAIVHFWSRLSAGAAHPAGAHAVDTLILAVLTRHNEAWRIRALENVTLTNPRTGEAILRE, from the coding sequence GTGGACGAGCGCTTGCACATCCATGCTGAAGTTTCTTATGTTCAAGGCCGCATTCTAACCATCGGCGAGCGTTCAGCCATGACTCAGATGAAAAACCCCGAAGACGTCCCCGGTGCATTCCAGACGGCCTGGAACACCCACGACATGCCCGCACTCGGCGCACTGTTCGATCCGCAGGCGACGTTCGTCAATCGCTTCGGCCACTTCGTTCGGGGCATCGAGGAAATTGTCGCGTTGCACGCGCCCATTCACCAGACAATCTACCGCGACTCCACCCTTGAAAACGCACTAATCGATGTCGATCACGTCGCTGACGGAGTGGCGATCGTTCATTTCTGGAGTCGTCTGTCGGCCGGTGCTGCACATCCGGCCGGGGCGCATGCGGTGGATACACTGATTCTCGCGGTGCTGACCCGACACAACGAGGCCTGGCGCATCAGGGCGCTGGAGAATGTGACGCTCACCAACCCGCGCACGGGTGAAGCCATCTTGCGCGAATAG
- a CDS encoding NADH:flavin oxidoreductase/NADH oxidase family protein: MNVFDPLLLPNGSTIKNRIAKAAMEENMADADQAPSEELMRLYQAWADGGAGLIITGNVMVDGCAMTGPGGVVLQDDQQLAKFRRWSSIGRSGGAQFWLQINHPGRQMQANLGQKTWAPSAVPLELGNMSKRFATPHAMTPSVIEEVIQRFARTASLGEQAGFTGVEIHAAHGYLLSQFLSPLTNQRTDEWGGSLENRARLLLDIVRAVRAVVAADFAVAVKLNSADFQRGGFTADDAKKVVELLNDLGVDLVELSGGSYEVPAMQGEARDGRTLAREAYFVEFAHDIQTVAKMPVMVTGGIRRRPVAEQVVQSGVDMVGIGTALAIDPHLPRDWLQGKDNAPQLPPITWKNKTIAALANMAVVKFQLGKLSQAKKPDPGVSPLRALILQQVGMAFRTRQYRRWVEKRST, translated from the coding sequence ATGAATGTGTTCGACCCCCTGCTACTTCCCAACGGTTCGACCATCAAGAACCGAATCGCCAAAGCCGCCATGGAAGAGAACATGGCCGACGCCGATCAGGCGCCCTCCGAGGAACTGATGCGGCTCTACCAGGCCTGGGCCGATGGTGGGGCCGGGCTGATCATCACCGGCAACGTGATGGTCGACGGCTGCGCCATGACCGGCCCGGGCGGCGTGGTGCTGCAGGACGACCAGCAACTCGCCAAGTTCCGGCGCTGGTCGAGTATTGGTCGCTCCGGCGGCGCGCAATTCTGGTTGCAGATCAATCACCCGGGCCGGCAGATGCAGGCCAACCTTGGGCAAAAAACCTGGGCGCCGTCAGCCGTGCCGCTGGAGCTGGGCAACATGTCCAAGCGCTTCGCTACGCCCCATGCCATGACTCCAAGTGTGATTGAGGAGGTCATTCAGCGCTTTGCACGCACCGCAAGCCTTGGCGAACAGGCCGGGTTCACTGGCGTGGAAATCCACGCCGCGCATGGTTATCTGTTGAGCCAGTTCCTGTCGCCGCTGACCAACCAGCGGACGGACGAGTGGGGCGGCTCCCTGGAAAACCGCGCGCGCCTGTTGCTTGATATCGTCAGAGCGGTGAGGGCGGTGGTTGCGGCGGATTTTGCGGTGGCGGTCAAACTCAACTCTGCCGATTTTCAGCGCGGAGGCTTCACCGCCGACGACGCGAAAAAGGTGGTTGAGCTGCTCAACGATCTGGGTGTGGATCTGGTGGAATTATCCGGCGGCAGTTACGAAGTCCCTGCCATGCAGGGCGAGGCGCGCGATGGCCGGACCCTGGCCCGCGAGGCTTACTTCGTCGAATTTGCCCACGACATTCAGACTGTCGCGAAAATGCCGGTGATGGTCACCGGCGGGATTCGCCGCCGCCCGGTGGCCGAACAGGTCGTTCAGAGTGGCGTCGACATGGTGGGGATCGGCACTGCGTTGGCCATCGATCCGCATCTGCCGCGTGACTGGCTGCAGGGCAAGGACAACGCCCCACAGTTGCCGCCGATCACTTGGAAAAACAAAACCATCGCCGCGCTGGCGAACATGGCGGTGGTCAAGTTTCAGCTGGGCAAACTCAGTCAGGCGAAAAAGCCCGACCCGGGCGTGTCGCCGCTGCGTGCGCTGATTCTGCAGCAGGTCGGCATGGCGTTTCGCACGCGCCAGTATCGGCGGTGGGTAGAAAAACGTTCGACGTGA
- a CDS encoding MerR family transcriptional regulator, with amino-acid sequence MRIGELAKISGLAPSRIRFYEASGLITSVGRKANGYRDYAPDTQWLLELITGAQAAGFSLEEIRQLMPMNAQGWQHEQLLSGLKQKVEEIEVLQQRLARNKAQLLLVIKGVEGKPEGMACADNAQMLMNRLREEGVVGSSDRRDVAR; translated from the coding sequence ATGAGAATCGGTGAATTGGCGAAAATCAGCGGGTTGGCGCCGTCTCGCATCCGCTTCTACGAAGCGAGTGGTCTGATCACCTCGGTCGGGCGCAAAGCCAACGGCTATCGCGATTACGCTCCCGACACCCAGTGGCTTCTGGAGCTCATTACCGGTGCGCAGGCGGCGGGATTCTCATTGGAGGAAATCCGCCAGTTGATGCCGATGAATGCGCAGGGCTGGCAGCATGAACAGTTGCTCAGTGGCCTCAAGCAAAAGGTCGAGGAAATCGAAGTCCTGCAGCAACGGCTGGCCCGGAACAAGGCGCAATTGCTGCTGGTCATCAAGGGTGTCGAGGGCAAGCCTGAGGGCATGGCGTGTGCGGACAATGCGCAAATGCTGATGAATCGCTTGCGCGAAGAAGGCGTGGTGGGTTCTTCAGACCGCCGTGATGTGGCGCGCTGA
- a CDS encoding AAA family ATPase: MQRIVILGNAGSGKSTLARALGQRLNLPVVHLDTLFWEPGWVEPDAEQFRTRVSAAVAADAWVCEGNYARRTFDLRLPRADLIIWLDTPRLTCFTRVIQRSVLKRPRADQPTGCEETLDRAFLEFLKFVWTFDRGYRPGIEKVRLAIGPNIPVVHLRDKRQIAAFVDELTATSTTCLE; encoded by the coding sequence ATGCAACGGATTGTGATTCTAGGCAATGCCGGTAGCGGCAAGTCCACCCTGGCCCGCGCCCTGGGTCAGCGCCTGAACCTGCCCGTCGTTCACCTCGACACCTTGTTCTGGGAGCCAGGCTGGGTCGAGCCAGATGCCGAGCAGTTCCGCACCCGAGTCAGCGCAGCGGTGGCAGCGGATGCCTGGGTGTGTGAAGGCAACTACGCGCGGCGAACCTTCGACCTGCGCCTGCCACGCGCCGACTTGATCATTTGGCTGGATACCCCTCGCCTCACCTGTTTCACCCGAGTGATCCAGCGCAGCGTGCTGAAGCGCCCTCGCGCTGACCAGCCAACAGGTTGCGAAGAGACGCTCGACCGGGCGTTTCTGGAATTTCTGAAGTTTGTCTGGACGTTTGATCGCGGCTACCGACCGGGGATTGAAAAAGTGCGCCTGGCCATCGGCCCGAACATTCCTGTGGTACACCTGCGAGACAAGCGGCAGATTGCTGCATTTGTCGATGAATTGACTGCTACGTCCACAACCTGTCTGGAGTGA
- a CDS encoding alpha/beta hydrolase, whose product MDTKKLEFGTDEIAQMQRFNKTLAWLPRFRVRNRVVPRLIQTLLRVSQKAGADKLRKHGLEAEDIVIDSNGVPVPLRIIRPKGQARGVVLDFHGGGWVIGNPQMNDELNAGMVNACNVAVVSVDYRLAVNTPVEGLLADCLGAARWLLGCNEFADLPIIVVGESAGGHLAAATLLGLQSSPELLQRIQGALLYYGVYDLTGTASVRAATADTLLLDGPGMVEALRQLTPDLSDAQRQQPPLSPLYGDFAGMPPALMFVGELDPLRDDTLELAARWKASAVVEVHLLPACAHGFIHFPTTMADKVLAHSRAWINHRSAAQEPVDRCAQLTPATR is encoded by the coding sequence ATGGACACCAAAAAACTCGAATTCGGCACAGATGAAATCGCGCAGATGCAGCGCTTCAACAAGACCCTCGCCTGGCTGCCGCGGTTTCGAGTCCGTAATCGCGTCGTGCCGCGACTGATCCAGACGCTGCTGCGCGTCAGTCAGAAGGCCGGCGCAGACAAGCTGCGCAAACACGGCCTTGAGGCCGAAGACATCGTGATTGATTCAAACGGCGTCCCGGTACCGCTGCGAATTATCAGGCCCAAAGGCCAAGCCCGAGGCGTGGTGCTGGATTTTCATGGCGGTGGCTGGGTCATCGGCAACCCGCAGATGAACGACGAGCTCAATGCGGGCATGGTCAATGCGTGCAACGTGGCGGTGGTCTCGGTGGATTATCGGCTGGCGGTCAACACGCCAGTGGAGGGGTTGCTGGCGGATTGTCTGGGTGCCGCTCGCTGGTTGCTCGGCTGCAACGAATTCGCTGATCTGCCGATAATCGTCGTTGGGGAATCGGCAGGCGGCCATCTGGCGGCGGCGACGTTGTTGGGGCTGCAATCGTCGCCAGAATTGCTGCAGCGCATCCAAGGTGCGCTGCTGTATTACGGCGTCTACGACCTGACCGGAACAGCCAGTGTGCGCGCTGCTACTGCCGACACCCTGCTGCTGGACGGCCCCGGCATGGTCGAGGCGCTACGCCAGTTGACCCCGGACCTGAGCGATGCGCAACGCCAACAGCCGCCGTTGTCACCGCTGTACGGCGACTTTGCCGGCATGCCACCGGCGCTGATGTTTGTCGGCGAACTGGACCCGCTGCGCGACGACACCCTGGAACTGGCTGCACGCTGGAAAGCGTCGGCAGTGGTTGAGGTGCACTTGCTGCCCGCTTGCGCCCATGGGTTTATCCATTTTCCGACGACCATGGCCGACAAGGTGCTGGCTCACAGCCGGGCATGGATCAACCATCGAAGCGCCGCGCAGGAGCCCGTGGATCGTTGCGCTCAGCTCACGCCAGCAACTCGGTAA
- a CDS encoding tRNA (adenine(22)-N(1))-methyltransferase codes for MNEHTLSMRLERVAAQVPAGARLADIGSDHGYLPVALMRRGAIAAAVAGEVALTPFQAAVRTVRENDLQPHITVRLASGLAAIEPGDGITAISLCGMGGETIRDILDSGKARLSGHERLILQPNGGEQPLRQWLMDNDYRILLEELLQENRFFYEIIVAERSGPVDYSAEQLYFGPLQMLARSPAFLAKWQHLLRQKQKTLNSFTRARHAVPEEKRQEVAQQIQWITELLA; via the coding sequence TTGAACGAACACACTTTGTCCATGCGCCTGGAGCGGGTGGCGGCGCAGGTGCCGGCGGGCGCGCGGCTGGCGGATATCGGCTCGGATCACGGCTATCTGCCGGTGGCCCTGATGCGCCGTGGCGCCATCGCGGCGGCGGTGGCCGGTGAAGTGGCGTTGACGCCGTTTCAGGCGGCCGTGCGCACGGTACGCGAGAACGATCTGCAGCCGCACATTACCGTGCGCCTGGCCAGTGGTCTGGCGGCGATCGAGCCGGGTGACGGGATTACCGCAATCAGCCTGTGCGGCATGGGTGGCGAGACCATTCGCGATATCCTCGACAGTGGCAAGGCGCGCCTGAGCGGGCACGAGCGGCTGATCCTGCAACCCAACGGTGGCGAGCAACCGCTGCGCCAATGGCTGATGGACAACGACTACCGCATCCTCCTCGAGGAGCTATTGCAGGAAAACCGCTTCTTCTACGAAATCATCGTTGCCGAGCGCTCCGGCCCGGTCGACTACAGCGCCGAACAACTGTACTTCGGCCCGTTGCAGATGCTGGCGCGCAGCCCGGCATTTCTCGCCAAATGGCAGCACCTGTTGCGCCAGAAACAGAAAACCCTGAACAGCTTCACCCGTGCGCGCCATGCTGTGCCCGAAGAAAAGCGGCAAGAGGTCGCGCAGCAGATTCAGTGGATTACCGAGTTGCTGGCGTGA
- a CDS encoding alpha/beta hydrolase family protein, protein MKTAYGALFLIGLSTHTLADANPIGFHSTTLADPQRPLEMVVWYPATTTAPAQLIDDSPVFLSASAVRDAPPTAGEHPLVVLSHGYRGNWSNQMWLATALVDQGYIVAAVNHPGSTTHDRSPQAAAQLWQRPVDLRRAIDAVLAQPGQFGAVAPQRIAVVGHSLGGWTALEIAGARFDPERFAEDCKVHSKLASCSVYQKMNPASTSQAKADLAADRRYPAVTAIVSLDLGLSRGMTDASLATLAVPSLVIAAGAPSEDLPAQLESANLAKRLPPASTRYVEISDATHFSFTSICKPGAIEMLEEDAPGDGIICRDGDKARPREVIQQQVVALISDFLATPKP, encoded by the coding sequence TTGAAAACAGCATACGGCGCCCTGTTTCTGATCGGCCTGAGCACCCACACTCTCGCTGATGCCAACCCCATCGGCTTCCACAGCACAACCTTGGCGGACCCGCAGCGTCCGCTGGAAATGGTCGTCTGGTACCCCGCGACCACCACCGCGCCCGCACAATTGATCGACGACAGTCCGGTATTCCTCAGTGCGTCGGCGGTGCGCGATGCACCACCGACGGCCGGCGAACATCCGCTGGTGGTGCTCTCCCACGGTTACCGCGGCAACTGGAGCAACCAGATGTGGCTGGCGACTGCCCTGGTCGATCAGGGTTACATCGTCGCGGCGGTCAACCACCCCGGCAGCACCACCCACGACCGCAGCCCGCAAGCGGCGGCGCAGTTGTGGCAGCGACCGGTCGACCTGCGTCGGGCGATCGATGCGGTGCTGGCGCAGCCTGGACAGTTTGGCGCGGTCGCGCCACAGCGCATTGCCGTTGTTGGCCATTCACTCGGTGGCTGGACGGCCCTGGAAATCGCCGGTGCACGTTTCGACCCCGAGCGTTTTGCCGAGGACTGCAAGGTCCATTCGAAGCTGGCCAGTTGCAGCGTCTACCAGAAAATGAATCCGGCCAGCACTTCACAAGCGAAGGCGGATCTGGCGGCTGACAGGCGCTACCCAGCGGTCACGGCCATCGTCTCGCTGGACCTGGGCCTGTCACGCGGCATGACGGACGCCAGCCTCGCGACGCTGGCCGTACCGTCGCTGGTGATTGCCGCCGGCGCCCCGTCCGAAGACCTGCCTGCGCAGCTGGAATCCGCCAATCTGGCTAAACGTCTGCCACCGGCAAGCACGCGCTATGTCGAGATCAGCGACGCCACTCACTTCAGCTTCACGTCGATCTGCAAACCGGGGGCGATCGAGATGCTCGAGGAAGACGCTCCAGGCGATGGCATCATTTGCCGCGATGGCGACAAGGCGCGCCCGCGTGAGGTCATCCAGCAGCAAGTGGTCGCGCTGATCAGCGATTTCCTGGCGACGCCGAAGCCTTGA
- a CDS encoding phytanoyl-CoA dioxygenase family protein, whose protein sequence is MIDREQLHREGYALLRQAIPLEWLAGLRAVFDANLKPPEQWPVPRGMDWRHAQLEFTDESTAVQLAGAAGDILVFDVDLVHAGSRNASGARRRSILISYCAQTLQATHLETADLRGVRMDTREQFDPAQFRQVRP, encoded by the coding sequence TTGATCGACCGCGAGCAGCTTCATCGGGAGGGTTATGCGTTGCTGCGCCAGGCGATCCCTTTGGAGTGGCTCGCCGGGCTTCGCGCGGTGTTCGATGCGAATCTCAAACCGCCAGAACAATGGCCGGTTCCGCGCGGCATGGACTGGCGCCATGCGCAGCTGGAGTTCACTGACGAGAGCACTGCCGTGCAGCTGGCAGGCGCTGCGGGCGACATTCTGGTGTTTGATGTCGATCTGGTGCACGCGGGCAGTCGCAACGCAAGTGGCGCCCGCCGGCGTTCGATTCTGATCAGCTACTGCGCACAGACGTTGCAGGCGACGCATCTGGAAACTGCAGATCTGCGAGGTGTTCGCATGGACACCCGCGAGCAATTTGATCCTGCGCAGTTTCGCCAGGTCAGGCCATAG